The Papaver somniferum cultivar HN1 unplaced genomic scaffold, ASM357369v1 unplaced-scaffold_74, whole genome shotgun sequence nucleotide sequence AAACCATTCTAAGCTCACATTTAGATTTTCCCACTATATGAATTAAAAATTATATTAGAGAATAAATTGTTACAAATGAATTATACATCAATTAATATGCACAATCATAATGTGAGGGTGAATCCACTCTATGCGCATAGTTTTGATTTACCTCCGAGAATAAATCCCATCAATATACCTTAGATGGGGTATTTGCTTCAGAGAGATTCTTAtactcttcttcttgtttttgtttaagtatGCTGAAAGTAGTTAAAGTACTACCAATTTAATGTTAATCTTTTAAAAACTTAAAGAGAatacttattttaatatttctatatttttctgggtttttctcaaaataattattaatGCATATGACCATAATGACTAATATTTAGAAAGAAAATTGAATTTGTCTTTGATTAAATGAAATATACGTGGAGGCTTAGAACATGTGAGAAGAAGTATTTTCTATTTTGAGAATAATAATTCTTCTTGATATGGGTATTATGGAAATCAGGATTTTATGCTCGAAGGAGAGGATTTTCTTTGCATGAGGAGAATAAGTTTCTCTTGGTTGGGATAATAAAACGGGATAATAAAACTATTTTGGGTAGAATAAGCTTTTCTTGGTGTAATTGGTGTGTCTCCGAATGAAGTAAGGCATGCCTTATATAGTTGTAGAAAGGTATGGAGGGGATGATGAGAAGGAATATTGGGGGATAAAGGATGTTgggattgatttttatttttcttttttggtgtAAAGGAATTTTTGAATATGCAACCGGTGGAAAGTGGAGTGGGTCGAGAAAAGAGGGTGTATGGGATGTattttgatgggatataaaattatttttggatAGTGGGATGAGAGAAGTTTTATTATTTTGGTAAAACGGTGGCTTTTAGTAGGATTTGAGAAAgatattttttgctttttttgGATAATGGGGTTGAATGGGGCACGTGAAAACATATTAAAAGATTTGTTTTATTGGATAATGGGGATGTAGGATGGGGATAATAATGTAGAGGGGAATTCTTTTCATTTGTGAAAAAAGAATTGTCCATAGAAGAATGATTATTTCTCATGGGTCATTAAAATGAGTAATTGGGTAGTAAAATGGGTGATTGAGTAGTAAAATGGATAATGGGATAGTGTTTGTGGGCTTGATTTGATGAGTAGTGAAATTGGGTAGTGAAATGGATGGTTGGGTAATGTTTGTGGGCTTGATTTAAGGGATATAGAAATTCTTAATGGTTCACATAAAATTTCTTTTACATCGGGCTTCGAAGTGTAAGAAGAATATTTTTATGTGGAAGGTGCGAAATTAGGGTATCAACAATTTTTCCTTCAACTAAGtttcaaagaatttaaaagagtaAGAAAGATTTGGTGTTATTTGACCCTTCCATATTCACAAGTAGAGGACTATGATCATATATTCACAAGTAGAGGACTATGATCATATCCTATCGAAATTAGAACTTTAAGATTTGAGTTTCTAAATTGATTTAGCCATTCTATGTTAGTAAAAGCCTTATATAATCTCTcctgaatattttctttcccctCCCTATGGTTATTCCAAGTGAAATTGGCACCTTCGTAACCAAAATCTTCCAAAGCAGATCTCACAAGACGCCTCTTAAAAAGTTCTGCCTCATTTTCTATAAAAGGTGGTTATTTATCTTTGAAACACTGTAAAAGGGAAACATTGTACATAGTGTATCTTGTTTAAGTTTAAAGCATAAATTTCACACATCATTTTCTTAAAACCAGCTTTTGAGAGCACTTAAGTTCTTTGGCATTTCGAGCTTTGATCCTCCTCCCCCTTTCAAAATATCAGTAATGGTAGGGAGTTTGAATTCACCCTTATGAGATAGTGGGATTGTAATATCACCAAATATTGGAAGATCAATTATGATACCCAACAACAATTCATAATCTATGTCCCAATCGGAGCCAACATCCTTTGCTACACTCTTTAGAATATTGTATGGCACCTTCACCAAAACCTCCAGGAGCGTTATGCCGTTCGCCTTGATTGAACCTGGATCAGGCATTTTTCCAGTAGCTATAGCCCTGAAAGAAATAAATCAGAATCACAAAAACAAACCCTTGTCATAATCAGTTCAAGCTTTTAGAGAAAATGGTTATTCAGGACCGATCACCGATACAAAATAAATTGCGAACATATAGGAATAAGACAGATAACTAAAAAGCTCACTCACTTGTCTAGGCTCTTGAGGGTGTAATCAACCTCGCCGATAGGAATCGGTACAGAAAATGGATTCGTTATAGAAACCTTAGCAAGCAGAGTGACTGAGTTCATGTTAAATGTCTTCACATCTACATTAGTAATCGTTGCTTCTGGTTTCTTCCTTTGTGTTATCTTGTCAGTAACAAAGTGTTTAGCTTTGTCAAGAAACTGAGCcatgttcttctttcttctctttgtGTAATCTCTATATGAAAATGCTTTGTACATTTTGATAAAAAATGTAGAATATATAAGAGTTTTGAGTGGGGGAGAGAATCCAATTCCGAAGTCCCAATCCAAGTTGTATTTGAAAGTTTGTTCTCTAATCTCTCTATCAGACTAGTAGTTGGCATCTTATTCCCTGGAGACGATCATTTCTCTTTGTTAGATATGACCCCCACTATATTCATTGCGGAGTGTGGCATCAGCTGACCTACGGTTGCCCAAACCATGAAAACGCATAACTCAAAGCCATTTTTGGTGACCCAAATGGGTATAGTCAGTCCACTTTCTAGTCCACCGTGTGGAGATTTCCTCTTTTCCAAACTGAATCTCAATAAACACTCTCAAATTCTTGTGGGTTTTGCATAATTTTCCTGAAAGCAAATGTCAAGTTGAGTGAAAAATGTCTACCAATGTTGATCCCCAACAAGTGTTTTCAGAGTTGAACTGATGGCCGAGGAGAGAGGCAATAGCCATAACTTAGGAGAGCACTCAAAATACCCGTCCATAAGGATGATACATCGTGCAAGATTGTACGAATTCGCCGGaattaaatatttatttttgCGAATATTCACTGAGTACCAAAGTATAATGTTGATCAACTAGCCAGTAAAGTACACGATAAAACAAACTTTTATTCATCGTGAAATCTGAAatattcaagctaacatatatagTTGGGCCAATACTAAACCAAATTAATTAAACACTGCAACAAGTAAAAATCACTGTTtcttcttcattcattcatcattattcttgtcctttgaatcatcatcatcgtctccACGAAAGGTAGTTGGTAGTTTGATTTCTCCGGTCTTAGATAGTGGGATTGTAATATTACCAAAGATCGGTAAATCAACAATAAGACCTATTCTCACTTCATAATCAATATCCCAATCTTTACCTATATCCTTTGCTATAGTTATCAGTATGTTGTACGGGACTTTCACTGGTACTTTGAGTAGTGTCACGTCATTCTCCACTATATCACCTGGATCTGGCATTGTCCCTGACACAATTTCCCTGCAGAAACCATCGATATTTCTAAAGTTacaagagtttttttttcttctaaaaatttaataaaataaaGATGATACCAACGACCTGAGTACGAAGTTTAACAACATCTGAACTATATTGAAAGATTAAACAGACAAGATATAAGACCTGGATCATGGATCATTAGAGGACAAAAAGGGTAAAACCTATGAGCAAAGTAAAATATGTACTCACTTGCCAGCACTGAACAAGGTATATCTGACCTCACATATAGGAAGAGAGTGACTATGGATTAGTTATTGATATGTTTGCCATGAAAGTGATCGCGTGTAAACCCATTTTGGAGATATCAACGTCTAAATCTGCTTCTGGTTTCTTCATAGTTCTGAAcaatgaaaatggagatgaaattggTTTTGAGTTTGATAGAAATGTAGAATAAGACGTTGGTTATATATTGAATTTGATATCTAACCCCGAACTCCAAAAATATAGTTTTATAGACATTTCCATTCATTcctatattattttttatttttctctagcCGCCATCATTTGAAAAGTTTAATGTTCACTTCAAATAACGTGAGTAAAGCATACGGGTGGATATCTGTccgattttctttgtttttaacaGGTTAGCGTCATGGATGTCAAGAGCACATGAAGATGCAAATAAGTGTTTCGTTCACCCACATTAATACAGAGTGAGTAAAGGAATACTTTTATTTTGTTTATCTGGAATAAGCAATCGAGAAACACGAATTAACCGGGGAACATTTAATTGTAGCATCCTGCATTAAAAACCCTGAAAAAACATGCTAATTTGAACTATCGGTATTGAGAAACCACACCGGCAGTTATAGTGAAATATTTCTCGATCTTCGTGTATCccaatttcttgttctttttgttGAAACATCTTTTGTTTTTGTAAGGTATGCTCACAAATAGGTGTACTAATTTTTTACACAAGTGGCTAGGCTCTAGTTATCTCATCTACAAAACCTACTATGTATTGATGTGTGGAGTAGCTAGAGATCCATACAAATTTTTAATGACGGAGTCGGAAATTTTCCTAAGGGGAGGCAAAAATTGTTGAGAACAGGCAAAAGGGAAAAAATAGGTTGGAATGTCAAAAAAAAATATGGCTTCTAATAGTGGGCTTAGGGAGCAACTTCCAACCCTTATCATGGATGGCTCCATCTCTTCAAATTTGATAATTTGTTTGGATTATCATCTTGAAATCatttttgattcaaatagattgaTAAACATGATCTTTTTCTGGATTGACTTATGCGGCAACCTAAATCCATATAATGAGGATCCAAGTTTATAACTCAGTGGTTTTGCATCAATTTCAGTAAGGAGGAAGTCGGGAATTCAAATTTATCCACATTGTAAAGTTTAGTAATAGACTACTTGTATAATTAAGTTTGGCGGGTTAGATATATTCATGGGGCCTATCCTACTAGCTAGGTTTGGGTAGGGACCTGGACCCGACTTTTCCATATCAAAtaaaagaatataaaaaaaacagaaaacgATAGCATACACCATGCTACATTATTCCTTTCCAATAATGCTACATCATCGATTCAATcgaataggaattaatgtttaaTCGTAACTTATgttgaggcatactgaattttttaAGACACAATAGGGTCGTTAGGTAGTAATATTAAAATccccttatccatatattttctTAATGGAAAAATGCCCTTATTGATATTCTATtatttttctaactttttttgtatttttttgttgttgtaatttAGTTTATTTATAAtacactaggttcggctgacaattTATCAACCGAACCTCAGGGTATACTTCATAAAACATTGAAAAGTCCGGCTGATAACTTGTTAGTCAAACTTTGTTGTTTTGAGAACATACCTAGGTTCAGCTGACAAGTTATTAACCATTCATTATGTAATTGCCAAACGTAGGTTCGGTCGATAACATATCGGCCGAactcagccgaacttcactccaTAACTGCAAAACTTAGATTAGGATGGTTCGAGCAAACAAGATATCAATTGAACCTATGAGTAATTTTCCATATGCGAAGAACATTTTAGGTTCAGACAATAGCTTATCAACCGAACCTATatatataagaaaataaaattaggtTCGTCCAATAACTTGTCAGTcgaatttaggtttagtttttttacaaaatagaaaaactaaaaaaaaaaaaaaaaaaagttaaattaaGAGAATCAAAACTATCTTAAATGGAAAGAACATATGGAAAGATGAAAATTGGGGCAAAAATGGATGCTCACCACAATCGGCTCAAAAACTGCAGAACAACTGCAAAATCCAGAATAAGCTCCGGCGAGAAAATTCGGCGATTGAAAGCTAGAGTGCTACAATGGATTGGTCTCATACAAGGTTTTTTCTAGTTTTGATTAcacttctttctctttttctttctttcctgcATTTTGCTTCACGCTGTTTTTtcctttgattttggtttttattttctttctcggCCTAGGGTTCCTGCTTTTCTTTTTAGGGTGTTTGAAGTTTTCGCTCCCATCATGCCTGCTGCAACCTGCTATGCTATTCGATCCTCCctccccctcccccccccccccccccccccccccatcacCTCATTTACCTTCCCTTTCTTCTCAGATGTGTTAGGACGATGCTGCTTCAGAGAATAGGTAATGCCATTGCCCATTCAAATACTTCGAAGTCTTCCGTGATGGGGTGCATGGCAAAGGTTATgcctaatggcaactgcaagatgaaacttagcttatataaagacaactctctttattgatgtttagaaaatctctcaaaactaaacacaagctctaatcttgctcatatgatcaaccacaactttcgtgatcatatatatatagaactatgaattccttttcctagtcttaTTACCTTATTAcgtgtctttccttttcttagaactagatgacttctaattcccttaggattacatcaattgcattttcttatcctaaccaacttgttagagattatcttaggcttaattttgaagtttaaccaacattctccccgttaagcttcaaccttacccgtgacatatcttgtactccaatcagttgtctcatttcttcaaacttgatccgatctaatgcctttgtcaatatatcttctttctgctcagttcctggtatgtgttcaacgttgatgatctccttctcgatacattctcgtatgaaattataccttttgtgaatgtgtttcgtcttcccatgaaacaccggatttttagtgagtgcaattgcagacttattatcaatcttgatgagaactttttcaggttctcttcctttgatttcacccaacagttcttgaagccatattgattgtttatcttcttctgttgcggccatgaactcagcttcacaggatgagagggctacagtgtcttgcttctgtgaacaccatgtaataggtgcttctcctagataaaatatatgactagttgtactttttccatcatattggtcaatattatgactgatgtcactatacccaacaattcctcttgatcctcctcgaccatacttcaatccacagctgattgttcctcttagatatctcaatatctgctttattacatcaccatgagacttgcgtggactctgcatataacggcttgcttctcccacagagaaagccaaatctggtcttgtgggtaataagtatcttaggcatccaacatttcttctataactcgttgaatcaatctctgcttcttcttgtgcctttgaaactttaagtccaaactccatcggtatcttagttggattacaagtttcaagtcctgcttctttcagaattctccttgcataagcttttTGTTTAATccgaatcccatctactccttgatggacttctatgccaaggtaataagtgagttttccaaggtctgacatctcaaactttgatgacatttctctcttgaactcattgatcaccttaagggagttgccagtcaaaaatagatcatctacatagactgcaatcacaagaagcgttcccttttcttctcttctgtatactgatgtttctttagagcacttaacaaatctgatttctcttaagatttgatcaaactttgtattccaggctcgaggagcttgtcttagaacATATAGAGATTTTGACAACTTGTAAACTCTATGTCCTTGTCCCTTTACTtcgaaaccttctggttgttcaacatacacatcttcactTAGTTCGCCATGCAAGAATGTCGTCTTTACGTCTAAATGATGTATTTCCCAAgagtttgatgcagcttctgctattaagagacaaattgtctctagtctagcaactggtgcgaaaacttcatcaaaatctatgcctgattcttgtacatatccttttgctacaagccttgctttgtatttattgacagtaccatcagaattccgttttattttgaagatccacttaagaccaatcacttttaccccacctggcttatcaactagaaaccaagtttTATTTCTGtagattgaaataatttcttctctacatgcttgtgtccatttagtcgggacctttgcttcctgaaaattccttggttcatcattaacagaaagtagcataatctcacattcttctgcagcttgaagaacataatcctccagatactgtggcttttgtatctgtcttgttgattttcgcagtggaatgggttgagttatttcatcgatctcctcctcttcttcttcttcttcttcttcttcttcttttcgttattctcagtattttcattattctcttcttcttcttgattaacatcattgtttccattggtattgattattatgggtccttcgccttcatcaattacttgaccccatctcatgtgaaacattcctggatccctacttggtccatcattagtttctttctagttccagtttgctttttcatcgaataccacatctcgactcactattactcttttcgttgttggattgaataatctgtaagctttggatccaggctcaattcctagatgcacaagagtctgagatcgatcatccagtttcttaagagttgcagaatcaacttttgcgtatgctttgaaaaatgattcacagatccttgattcatcgtttatctgtggtagccctcgaaccatcttgttctgagacatagtttttaaggttcttaaacttATGTGTCccaaccttgcgtgccacttccacgtctgatcttccagtctcatattcagacacaatgaccttccaatcatgagacttatcttgtagagtctattctgtgagcgtgacactctaactaaaagtcttccacttgggtcatgaactgttagataatcttgtcgcattctaacatcacatccaacttctttAGCTTGTCCTAAAcgtagaatgttgctttgtaagtttgggatgaagtagatgtttgtgacaagcttctgttctctgGTCTTCCTCTGAAATATAATtaatcctttcccttcaatttctacagaagatccatccccaaacttcacttgtcctttgattttctcattgagttcagaaaagtagtgtctcttaccagtcatgtgattgctggctccattatctaaataccagattccttcttctccatcctttgattcgtagttctttggtattagttttccttcgtttaagaatacaacttcgtgcatgaaaagagctgtatctgcttcccttgtttcattcttgtttgtttcttccatcttttgtattctttcagggcatacagaggagaagtgtcctggtttatcacatctgtaacaaataatgtttgatatatccttcttttctttcccttggttttgatcattctgaattgttgttctatcttgtgagttaaaccttcctccccttcctcggcctctgtt carries:
- the LOC113344128 gene encoding desiccation protectant protein Lea14 homolog; the protein is MYKAFSYRDYTKRRKKNMAQFLDKAKHFVTDKITQRKKPEATITNVDVKTFNMNSVTLLAKVSITNPFSVPIPIGEVDYTLKSLDKAIATGKMPDPGSIKANGITLLEVLVKVPYNILKSVAKDVGSDWDIDYELLLGIIIDLPIFGDITIPLSHKGEFKLPTITDILKGGGGSKLEMPKNLSALKSWF